A window of the Bradyrhizobium diazoefficiens genome harbors these coding sequences:
- a CDS encoding phosphoenolpyruvate carboxykinase has translation MQETGVRNGAFGADKFGLKNLKQVHWNFGAPQLYQYSLSAGEAVLSANGSLCADTGEFTGRSPKDKFTVRDATTDKKMWWAGNQSITAEQFETLYQDFIKHAEGKSLFAQDLYGGADPAYRIKTRVFTELAWHSLFIRTLLIRPETVELSTFTPELTIIDMPSFRADPKRHGVRSENVVAIDFARKIVLIGGSYYAGEMKKSVFTTLNYYLPERGVMPMHCSANVGANGDTAIFFGLSGTGKTTLSADPNRTLIGDDEHGWGPNGVFNFEGGCYAKCIKLSQEAEPEIYAASTRFGSVLENCVLDEDTRIVDFDDGSKTENTRSAYPLDFIPNASRTGRAPQPKNVVMLAADAFGVLPPIAKLSPAQAMYHFLSGYTAKVAGTERGLGNEPQPEFSTCFGSPFLPLDPSVYGNMLRDLIAQHNVDCWLVNTGWTGGKYGTGSRMPIKVTRALLTAALDGSLRNVEFRTDQYFGFAVPTALPGVPSEILNPVNTWKDKDEFDKTARSLVGMFQKNFAKFEAQVDAEVRAAAPDVKLAAE, from the coding sequence GTGCAAGAGACGGGCGTGCGCAACGGTGCCTTCGGCGCCGACAAATTCGGCTTAAAGAATCTCAAGCAGGTTCACTGGAACTTCGGCGCGCCGCAACTGTATCAGTACTCGCTCTCCGCGGGCGAGGCGGTGCTCTCCGCCAACGGTTCGCTCTGCGCCGATACCGGCGAGTTCACCGGCCGTAGCCCGAAGGACAAGTTCACGGTGCGTGACGCCACCACCGACAAGAAGATGTGGTGGGCCGGCAACCAGTCGATCACTGCTGAGCAGTTCGAGACCCTCTACCAGGATTTCATCAAGCACGCCGAGGGCAAGAGCCTGTTCGCGCAGGACCTCTATGGCGGCGCCGACCCGGCCTACCGGATCAAGACCCGTGTCTTCACCGAGCTTGCCTGGCACTCGCTGTTCATCCGCACGCTGCTGATCCGTCCCGAGACGGTCGAGCTGTCGACCTTCACGCCGGAGCTCACCATCATCGACATGCCGAGCTTCCGCGCCGATCCGAAACGTCACGGCGTGCGCTCGGAGAACGTCGTCGCGATCGACTTCGCCCGCAAGATCGTGCTGATCGGCGGCTCCTACTATGCCGGCGAGATGAAGAAGTCGGTCTTCACCACGCTGAACTATTATCTGCCCGAGCGCGGCGTGATGCCGATGCATTGCTCGGCCAATGTCGGCGCCAATGGCGACACGGCGATCTTCTTCGGGCTATCCGGTACCGGCAAGACCACGCTGTCGGCCGATCCCAATCGCACGCTGATCGGTGACGACGAGCACGGCTGGGGCCCGAACGGCGTGTTCAACTTCGAAGGCGGCTGCTACGCCAAGTGCATCAAGCTCTCACAGGAAGCCGAGCCCGAGATCTACGCGGCGTCAACCCGGTTCGGCTCTGTGCTCGAGAACTGCGTGCTCGACGAGGACACCCGCATCGTCGATTTCGACGACGGCTCCAAGACCGAGAACACGCGCTCGGCCTACCCGCTCGACTTCATCCCGAACGCCTCGCGCACCGGCCGCGCGCCGCAGCCGAAGAACGTGGTGATGCTCGCCGCCGACGCCTTCGGCGTGCTGCCGCCGATCGCCAAGCTGTCGCCGGCGCAGGCGATGTACCACTTCCTCTCGGGCTACACCGCCAAGGTCGCCGGCACCGAGCGCGGTCTCGGCAACGAACCCCAGCCGGAATTCTCGACCTGCTTCGGTTCGCCCTTCCTGCCGCTCGATCCCAGCGTCTATGGCAACATGCTGCGCGACCTGATCGCCCAGCACAATGTCGATTGCTGGCTGGTCAACACCGGCTGGACCGGCGGCAAGTACGGCACCGGCTCGCGCATGCCGATCAAGGTGACGCGCGCGCTGCTCACCGCCGCGCTCGACGGTAGCTTGCGCAACGTCGAATTCCGCACCGACCAATATTTCGGCTTCGCGGTCCCGACCGCGCTGCCGGGCGTGCCGAGCGAGATCCTCAATCCGGTCAACACCTGGAA
- a CDS encoding CHAT domain-containing tetratricopeptide repeat protein produces the protein MTRRLALVAGLGLAITASLATPSFAQAGGLAAQSARINVLRSAGKYSEALPLAQAMVVSLEKTSNNRDLAAALNNLAQIYADQGHDDQAEPIYKRAIALMEKGTGLDSVEIAPVLNNLAALDQRQGRLADAEPLFKRALAIREKALSREHPDVGQSLNNLGTLYVKQEHFADAEPLFQRALAIYQKVGGPEHPAVATLLNNLGQLDRDLGRDADAEAPIKRSLAIREKALGPDHPDVARSLNNLAGLYEHQQRYADAEPLYRRALAIRERALGPDHPDVATSISNLAYFLLVSGRTADALPLAEKTIANDRAQLRVVLPILFAARQQSLLPHDKALDEALAAIQRGTQSSAASAVNKLAVRLAAGNDRLAELVRKDQDLAAESESLDKAIITAVSKPSAQRDVASEQRSRGRIAVIASERAGLQKTLAIEFPDYASLSNPLPLTVKDVQPLLSADEAMVLYSVVDKRSYVIAITRESADWKEIPLGADALAQKVTAFRRGLDVGKARDGSGKSGLFDLALANELYVTLLGPVEALTRDKRSLLTVPSGALTALPFHLLVTEAPQAAIPETLEGYRSAAWLLRRQAVSVLPSVVSLKSLRAFARKDQGVKPMTGFGDPVFNPAQEGPADRRAASGTVAARSIVTSAYTDFWRGAGVDRARLAQALPQLPDTADELNAVAKDVGATDADIHLGRDASEATLKRAPLAQYSIIYFATHGLVAGDIKGVGEPSLALSIPGQPSELDDGLLTASEVAQLKLNADWVVLSACNTIAGDKPGAEALSGLARAFFYAGARALLVSHWAVDSEAATRLTTSTFDLLKNEPKIGRAEALRRAMVTYVDDTSSSRNAYPAMWGPFALIGEGAVR, from the coding sequence ATGACGCGTCGTTTGGCATTGGTTGCGGGCCTGGGGCTCGCGATCACGGCATCGCTTGCCACGCCCAGCTTTGCCCAGGCGGGCGGTCTTGCCGCGCAGAGCGCGCGGATTAATGTGCTGAGAAGTGCCGGGAAATACTCCGAGGCGCTGCCGCTGGCGCAGGCCATGGTGGTCTCGCTCGAGAAGACCAGCAACAACCGCGATCTCGCCGCTGCACTCAACAACCTCGCGCAGATCTACGCCGATCAGGGGCATGACGATCAGGCGGAGCCGATCTACAAGCGCGCCATCGCTTTGATGGAGAAGGGGACCGGCCTCGACAGTGTCGAGATCGCGCCCGTGCTGAACAATCTCGCCGCTCTCGATCAGCGGCAAGGCCGCCTCGCTGATGCCGAACCGTTATTCAAGCGGGCGCTGGCTATCCGCGAGAAGGCGCTGTCGCGCGAGCATCCCGACGTCGGCCAGTCCCTCAACAATCTCGGTACGCTCTATGTGAAGCAGGAGCACTTTGCAGATGCCGAGCCGCTGTTCCAGCGGGCGCTCGCGATCTACCAGAAGGTCGGCGGCCCCGAGCATCCGGCGGTCGCAACGCTCCTGAACAATCTCGGCCAGCTTGATCGCGACCTCGGTCGCGATGCGGATGCCGAAGCGCCGATCAAGCGCTCGCTCGCGATCCGCGAAAAAGCGCTGGGGCCCGATCATCCCGACGTCGCGCGGTCCCTCAACAATCTCGCCGGGCTCTACGAGCACCAGCAGCGCTATGCCGATGCCGAACCGCTGTATCGCCGCGCGCTCGCCATTCGCGAGCGTGCGCTTGGGCCGGATCATCCGGATGTTGCGACATCCATCAGCAATCTCGCTTATTTCCTCCTTGTGTCCGGGCGAACTGCGGACGCGTTGCCGCTCGCGGAAAAAACGATTGCGAACGACCGCGCCCAGTTGCGCGTGGTGCTGCCGATCCTGTTCGCGGCGCGCCAGCAATCGCTGCTGCCGCATGACAAGGCGTTGGACGAGGCGCTCGCCGCGATCCAGCGCGGCACGCAATCCTCCGCCGCATCGGCCGTCAACAAGCTCGCGGTGCGGCTCGCCGCCGGCAACGACCGTCTCGCCGAGCTGGTGCGCAAGGACCAGGATCTCGCGGCCGAATCTGAATCGCTCGACAAGGCGATCATCACGGCCGTATCGAAGCCGTCGGCGCAGCGCGACGTCGCCTCCGAGCAGCGCAGCCGCGGGCGGATCGCGGTCATCGCAAGCGAGCGCGCCGGCCTGCAGAAGACGCTCGCCATTGAATTCCCCGATTACGCCTCGCTCTCCAACCCGCTGCCTCTGACGGTCAAGGACGTCCAGCCCCTGCTGTCGGCCGACGAAGCGATGGTGCTCTATTCCGTCGTCGACAAGCGCAGCTATGTCATTGCCATCACGCGGGAGAGTGCCGACTGGAAGGAAATTCCGCTTGGCGCAGATGCGCTGGCGCAGAAGGTCACGGCTTTCCGCCGAGGTCTCGATGTCGGCAAGGCACGCGATGGCTCCGGCAAATCAGGCTTGTTCGACCTCGCGCTCGCCAACGAGCTCTATGTCACGCTGCTCGGCCCGGTCGAGGCGCTGACCAGGGACAAGCGCAGCCTGCTCACCGTGCCGTCGGGCGCGCTTACCGCGCTGCCGTTTCATCTGCTCGTCACGGAGGCACCGCAAGCTGCGATCCCCGAGACGCTCGAAGGTTATCGCAGCGCTGCCTGGTTGCTGCGGCGTCAAGCTGTCTCGGTGCTGCCATCGGTGGTCAGCCTGAAATCGCTGCGTGCCTTTGCGCGCAAGGATCAGGGCGTCAAGCCGATGACGGGCTTTGGCGATCCCGTATTCAACCCGGCGCAGGAAGGTCCCGCCGATCGCCGCGCTGCAAGCGGCACGGTTGCCGCGCGCAGCATCGTGACGTCAGCCTATACCGATTTCTGGCGCGGCGCCGGCGTCGATCGCGCGCGGCTTGCGCAGGCGCTGCCGCAACTGCCCGATACAGCAGACGAGCTGAATGCCGTGGCGAAAGATGTCGGTGCGACTGATGCCGACATTCATCTCGGCCGCGACGCCAGCGAAGCGACGCTCAAGCGTGCACCGCTTGCTCAATACAGCATCATCTACTTTGCGACCCACGGCCTCGTCGCCGGCGACATCAAAGGCGTGGGCGAGCCATCGCTTGCGCTCTCGATTCCCGGCCAGCCCTCGGAGCTCGATGATGGCCTGCTCACGGCGAGCGAAGTCGCCCAGCTCAAGCTCAATGCCGATTGGGTCGTGCTGTCGGCCTGCAACACGATCGCCGGCGACAAGCCGGGCGCCGAGGCCCTGTCGGGACTGGCGCGCGCTTTCTTCTATGCCGGTGCGCGCGCGCTCTTGGTTTCGCATTGGGCCGTGGATTCGGAGGCTGCCACCCGCTTGACCACTTCGACCTTCGATCTGCTCAAAAACGAACCAAAAATCGGCAGAGCCGAAGCTCTGCGGCGCGCGATGGTAACGTACGTCGACGATACCTCGTCGTCCCGCAATGCCTACCCCGCGATGTGGGGGCCATTCGCGCTGATCGGCGAAGGTGCGGTACGATAG
- a CDS encoding HugZ family protein, whose protein sequence is MEPTSDFDPGKLAKSLLRRSRQGALATLMPGSGDPYCSLVNLASHLDGSPILLISRLAVHTRNILADSRVSLMLDERAAGDPLEGARIMLSGRAEQAEDERDLLQRRYLNAHPAAEAFVSFKDFAFFRIRPAGTHLVAGFGRIVDLKPEQFLTDLAGTEDLLAAEEGAVEHMNADHRAAMGLYATRLLGAPAGDWRCTGCDPEGIDMQDGQTTLRLDFPERVADGTALRKMLVRLVGEARAKTD, encoded by the coding sequence ATGGAACCGACCTCCGACTTCGACCCCGGAAAGCTCGCCAAATCGCTGCTCAGGCGGTCGCGGCAGGGCGCGCTCGCGACGCTCATGCCGGGCAGCGGCGATCCCTACTGTTCCCTGGTCAATCTGGCCAGTCACCTCGATGGCTCCCCGATCCTGCTGATCTCCCGGTTGGCGGTTCATACCAGGAACATCCTTGCAGACAGCCGGGTCTCCCTGATGCTGGACGAGCGCGCCGCCGGCGATCCGCTGGAAGGCGCTCGGATCATGCTGTCCGGCCGGGCCGAACAGGCCGAGGATGAGAGGGATCTGCTTCAGCGGCGGTATCTCAATGCCCATCCGGCGGCGGAAGCCTTTGTCTCATTTAAGGATTTTGCGTTCTTCCGGATCCGACCCGCGGGAACCCATCTGGTCGCAGGTTTTGGCCGGATCGTCGATCTCAAGCCGGAACAGTTCCTCACGGACCTCGCCGGCACCGAGGACCTGCTGGCGGCGGAGGAAGGCGCCGTCGAGCACATGAATGCCGACCACCGTGCCGCCATGGGCCTGTACGCAACAAGGCTGCTTGGTGCGCCCGCGGGCGATTGGCGCTGCACCGGCTGCGACCCCGAAGGCATCGACATGCAGGACGGCCAGACCACGCTGCGGCTGGATTTTCCGGAGCGGGTCGCTGATGGCACGGCACTGCGCAAGATGCTGGTCCGTCTGGTGGGAGAAGCGCGTGCGAAGACGGACTAA
- a CDS encoding response regulator transcription factor — protein MPTIALVDDDRNILTSVSIALEAEGYRIMTYTDGASALDGFRTTQPDLAILDIKMPRMDGMETLRRLRQKSDLPVIFLTSKDEEIDELFGLKMGADDFIRKPFSQRLLVERVKAVLRRSAPKDPTVAPKENDAKALDRGLLRMDPERHTCTWKNEPVTLTVTEFLILQALATRPGVVKSRNALMDAAYDDQVYVDDRTIDSHIKRLRKKFKVVDNDFEMIETLYGVGYRFKEA, from the coding sequence ATGCCCACAATCGCTTTGGTCGACGACGACCGCAACATTCTCACATCCGTCTCGATCGCGCTGGAAGCCGAAGGCTACCGCATCATGACCTACACCGACGGCGCCTCCGCGCTTGACGGTTTCCGCACCACCCAGCCCGATCTCGCCATCCTCGATATCAAGATGCCGCGCATGGACGGCATGGAGACGCTGCGCCGTCTCAGGCAGAAGTCCGACTTGCCGGTGATCTTCCTGACCTCCAAGGACGAGGAGATCGACGAGCTGTTCGGTCTCAAGATGGGCGCCGATGATTTCATCCGTAAACCGTTCTCGCAGCGCCTGCTGGTCGAACGCGTCAAGGCGGTGCTGCGTCGCTCGGCGCCGAAGGATCCGACCGTCGCGCCGAAGGAGAACGATGCCAAGGCGCTCGACCGCGGCCTGCTGCGCATGGATCCGGAACGGCATACCTGCACCTGGAAGAACGAGCCGGTGACGCTGACGGTCACCGAATTCCTGATCCTCCAGGCGCTGGCAACACGGCCCGGCGTGGTCAAGAGCCGCAATGCGCTGATGGATGCCGCCTATGACGATCAGGTCTATGTCGACGACCGCACCATCGACAGCCACATCAAGCGGCTGCGCAAGAAGTTCAAGGTGGTCGACAACGATTTCGAGATGATCGAGACGCTCTACGGCGTCGGCTACCGCTTCAAGGAAGCCTGA
- a CDS encoding sensor histidine kinase yields the protein MLDRTQPDPSSNAEDVTAHGASEHEDKPITRGWGPLNWLKRAGQFFFALSFSSLTRRIVSLNLAGLVALVASILYLSQFRAGLIDARAQSLLVQAEIIAGAIGASATVQTNAITVDPERLLDLKLGESYGGPDDSLDFPINPERVAPVLRTLISPTKTRARIFDPNGSVLLDSRDLDVLRAFPLPPPSEKPGLVERAMVATRTWLNRGDLPLYRELGRENGNGYVEVADALQGQKRSMVRVNARGEVIVSVAVPVQRARAIRGALMLSTQGDEIDQMVTAERLAILKVGGVAAAVMIMLSLLLASTIAGPVRRLADSAERVRRRIKTRVEIPDFTRRRDEIGHLSGALRDMTSALYKRIEAIEMFAADVAHELKNPLTSLRSAVETMPLARNENSRARLLEVIEHDVKRLDRLISDISDASRLDAELQRQDAIPVDLRRLLGTLVAVANETKLGHDVAVEARFEGRSPTDIFAVTGHDSRLGQVVSNLLSNAQSFSEAGSKVRLTCRRVRGEIEIVVDDDGPGIRDDALERIFERFYTDRPHQGFGQNSGLGLSISKQIVDAHGGRIWAENRAGPADEDGAPTVAGARFVVRLPAL from the coding sequence TTGCTTGACCGAACGCAGCCTGATCCGAGTTCGAACGCCGAGGACGTTACCGCCCACGGCGCCTCGGAGCATGAGGACAAGCCGATCACGCGAGGCTGGGGGCCGCTGAACTGGCTCAAGCGCGCCGGCCAGTTCTTCTTCGCGTTGTCCTTCTCGAGCCTGACCCGCCGCATCGTCTCGCTCAACCTCGCAGGCCTTGTCGCGCTGGTCGCGAGCATCCTCTATCTGTCGCAGTTCCGCGCCGGCCTGATCGACGCACGCGCGCAGAGCCTGCTGGTGCAGGCCGAAATCATCGCCGGCGCCATCGGCGCCTCGGCGACGGTGCAGACCAACGCGATCACCGTCGATCCCGAACGGCTGCTCGACCTGAAACTGGGTGAGAGCTATGGCGGGCCCGACGATTCGCTGGATTTTCCGATCAACCCCGAGCGCGTGGCGCCGGTGTTGCGCACGCTGATCTCGCCGACCAAGACCCGCGCGCGGATTTTCGATCCCAACGGTTCGGTGTTGCTCGACAGCCGTGACCTCGACGTCCTCCGGGCCTTTCCGCTGCCGCCACCGTCCGAGAAACCCGGGCTGGTCGAGCGCGCCATGGTCGCGACCCGGACTTGGCTGAACCGCGGCGACCTGCCGCTCTATCGCGAACTCGGACGCGAGAACGGCAATGGCTATGTCGAAGTCGCCGATGCGCTCCAGGGCCAGAAGCGCTCGATGGTGCGGGTCAATGCGCGCGGCGAGGTGATTGTCTCGGTCGCGGTCCCCGTGCAGCGCGCACGCGCCATCCGCGGCGCGCTGATGCTGTCGACGCAGGGCGACGAAATCGATCAGATGGTCACCGCCGAGCGCCTCGCGATCCTGAAAGTCGGCGGCGTCGCTGCCGCGGTCATGATCATGCTGTCGCTGCTGCTCGCGAGCACGATCGCAGGCCCCGTGCGCCGGCTCGCCGACAGCGCCGAGCGGGTCCGCCGCCGCATCAAGACCCGCGTCGAGATTCCCGACTTCACCCGCCGCCGCGACGAGATCGGCCATCTCTCCGGCGCGCTACGCGATATGACCAGCGCGCTCTACAAGCGGATCGAGGCGATCGAGATGTTCGCCGCCGACGTCGCCCACGAGCTGAAGAACCCGCTGACCTCGCTGCGCTCCGCGGTCGAGACGATGCCGCTGGCGCGCAACGAGAACAGCCGCGCCCGCCTGCTCGAGGTGATCGAGCACGACGTCAAGCGGCTGGACCGCCTGATCTCGGACATCTCCGATGCGAGCCGGCTCGATGCCGAATTGCAGCGGCAGGATGCGATCCCGGTCGATCTGAGGCGGCTCCTGGGCACGCTCGTCGCGGTCGCCAATGAAACCAAGCTCGGTCACGACGTCGCCGTCGAGGCACGCTTCGAGGGCCGCAGCCCGACCGACATTTTCGCGGTCACGGGCCATGATTCGCGGCTCGGGCAGGTGGTTTCCAACCTGCTCTCCAACGCGCAGTCCTTCTCGGAAGCCGGCAGCAAGGTGCGCCTGACCTGCCGCCGCGTGCGCGGCGAGATCGAGATCGTGGTCGACGACGACGGCCCCGGCATCCGCGACGACGCGCTGGAGCGCATCTTCGAGCGCTTCTACACCGACCGGCCGCATCAGGGTTTTGGCCAGAATTCCGGCCTCGGCCTGTCGATCTCCAAGCAGATCGTCGATGCCCATGGCGGACGCATCTGGGCGGAGAACCGCGCCGGCCCCGCTGATGAAGACGGGGCGCCGACGGTTGCCGGCGCACGCTTCGTGGTGAGGCTGCCGGCGCTATGA
- a CDS encoding PTS sugar transporter subunit IIA: MIGLVLVTHGRLADEFKAALEHVMGPQKQIEAITIGAEDDSDLCRSDIIEAVNRVDSGDGVAILTDMFGGTPSNLAISCMSRPKVEVLAGINLPMLVKLAKVREERPLPDAIAMAQEAGRKYVTIASRVLAGK, translated from the coding sequence ATGATTGGTCTAGTACTTGTGACCCACGGGCGCCTTGCCGACGAATTCAAGGCAGCGCTTGAACATGTCATGGGCCCACAAAAGCAAATCGAAGCGATTACGATCGGTGCCGAAGACGATTCCGATCTCTGCCGAAGCGACATCATCGAGGCGGTTAACCGCGTCGATTCCGGCGACGGCGTTGCGATCCTCACCGACATGTTCGGCGGTACCCCGTCGAACCTCGCGATTTCCTGCATGAGCCGGCCGAAGGTCGAAGTGCTCGCGGGCATCAACCTGCCGATGCTGGTGAAGCTCGCCAAGGTGCGCGAAGAGCGGCCGCTGCCCGACGCGATCGCGATGGCCCAGGAAGCCGGTCGCAAATACGTCACCATCGCCAGCCGAGTGCTCGCCGGCAAATGA
- a CDS encoding HPr family phosphocarrier protein — MSDDAPQAGTGVPAGAISKELLIINKRGLHARASAKFVQAVERFNAQVWVTRGGETVGGTSIMGLMMLAAGPGTTITVAAAGADAEAALAAITDLVESKFNEEGV, encoded by the coding sequence ATGAGCGACGACGCGCCGCAAGCGGGGACAGGCGTGCCCGCGGGCGCGATCTCCAAAGAGCTCCTGATCATCAACAAGCGCGGCTTGCATGCGCGCGCCTCGGCAAAATTCGTCCAGGCGGTCGAGCGCTTCAACGCGCAGGTGTGGGTGACGCGCGGCGGCGAGACCGTCGGCGGCACCTCGATCATGGGCCTGATGATGCTCGCGGCAGGACCAGGCACGACGATCACCGTCGCCGCCGCCGGCGCCGATGCGGAAGCCGCGCTTGCGGCAATCACCGATCTCGTTGAAAGCAAGTTCAACGAGGAAGGGGTTTAG
- a CDS encoding glycosyltransferase family 39 protein: protein MSTTSIPSARTRVTRMNFNRFRAWLVAYATDPSARLWLVIQLAILHAVIWTFILINLKAAQDVHMDVAEAWGWGQKFLWGYGKHPPLSGWIAGLWFKVFPAADWATYALAMATVSVGMVICWLVSLRVVDPRRAFLVVVMVALYPIFNFKGFKYNPDLLQLVTLPLVVLAYLNAFEKRSWQSGVFLGLAGALALMTKYWVLTMIGAIGLAALIHPERIRFLLSPAPWVAIATMAVAMIPHIVWLADAHFVPLTYAGDTYSIEDAGQVRQLVFGYVLHNAALLALPVALAALAMALVPPWATLLARAPLRIVTRAWARGANAGVNVSQALNIWIIQIIVAAGPPLGALVFSIYMKTDWGISLFFLVPLALVAIPALRVQSAVLFNITVIWLVLSVATLVASPWIAAREMAANSDNTATYGARSELARELTQAWHSRFASRWAIVAGTMESIQPMVFYSPDHPAAFTPNEAWGSGLTTLDDVKKYGFIGVFDPTDGRLPAFEKWVSEIAPNAERMVMTTRRFTHGKAGPSMTWNVYIAPPAK from the coding sequence ATGTCAACGACCTCGATCCCCTCCGCCCGGACGCGCGTAACCCGGATGAACTTCAACCGCTTCCGGGCCTGGCTGGTTGCCTACGCGACCGACCCCTCAGCCCGGCTCTGGCTGGTGATCCAGCTCGCCATCCTGCATGCCGTGATCTGGACCTTCATCCTGATCAATCTCAAGGCGGCGCAGGACGTTCACATGGACGTCGCAGAAGCCTGGGGCTGGGGCCAGAAATTCCTGTGGGGCTACGGCAAGCATCCGCCGCTGTCGGGCTGGATCGCCGGCCTCTGGTTCAAGGTCTTCCCAGCGGCGGACTGGGCGACCTATGCGCTGGCGATGGCGACGGTCAGCGTCGGCATGGTGATCTGCTGGCTGGTGAGCTTGCGCGTCGTCGATCCGCGCCGCGCGTTCCTGGTCGTGGTGATGGTCGCGCTCTATCCGATCTTCAATTTCAAGGGGTTCAAGTACAACCCCGATCTGCTTCAGCTCGTCACGCTGCCGCTCGTCGTGCTCGCGTATCTCAACGCGTTCGAGAAGCGGAGCTGGCAGTCCGGAGTCTTTCTCGGGCTCGCCGGCGCGCTGGCGCTGATGACCAAATACTGGGTGCTGACCATGATCGGCGCCATTGGCCTTGCCGCGCTGATCCATCCGGAGCGCATAAGATTCCTGCTGTCGCCGGCGCCCTGGGTCGCGATCGCGACGATGGCGGTGGCGATGATCCCGCACATCGTCTGGCTTGCGGATGCGCATTTCGTGCCGCTGACCTATGCCGGCGACACCTACAGCATCGAGGATGCCGGCCAGGTGCGGCAGCTCGTGTTCGGCTATGTCCTGCACAATGCCGCGCTGCTGGCGCTGCCGGTAGCGCTCGCCGCACTCGCGATGGCGCTGGTGCCGCCGTGGGCAACGCTGCTTGCGCGCGCGCCGCTGCGCATTGTCACGCGGGCCTGGGCGCGCGGCGCCAATGCGGGCGTCAACGTTTCCCAGGCGCTGAACATCTGGATCATCCAGATCATCGTCGCGGCCGGGCCGCCGCTCGGCGCGCTCGTGTTCTCCATCTACATGAAGACCGATTGGGGCATCTCGCTGTTCTTCCTGGTGCCGCTCGCACTGGTGGCGATCCCGGCGCTGCGGGTGCAGAGTGCCGTGCTGTTCAACATCACCGTGATTTGGCTGGTGCTCAGCGTCGCGACGCTCGTCGCCTCACCCTGGATCGCCGCCCGCGAGATGGCGGCGAATTCGGACAACACGGCGACCTATGGCGCACGCTCGGAGCTCGCGCGCGAGCTGACGCAAGCCTGGCATTCGCGCTTCGCCTCGCGCTGGGCGATCGTCGCCGGCACGATGGAATCGATCCAGCCGATGGTGTTCTACAGCCCGGATCACCCGGCTGCGTTCACGCCGAATGAGGCGTGGGGCTCCGGGCTGACGACACTCGACGACGTCAAGAAGTACGGTTTTATCGGCGTGTTCGATCCGACCGACGGCCGCCTGCCGGCATTCGAGAAGTGGGTGTCCGAAATCGCGCCGAACGCCGAGCGCATGGTGATGACGACGCGCCGCTTCACCCACGGCAAGGCCGGCCCGTCGATGACGTGGAACGTCTACATCGCCCCGCCGGCGAAGTGA